CCCTGTCCAATATCCCAAAATCCTTTGTAAAACCAAGCGAATCTGCATATTGCCTGAGACAAAGATTGCCAATATGGTGAAATGTTCCGCCCCATAACTTTTTTGGCTGATACCCCAATAATCCTTCTACCCCTTTAAGCATCTGTCTGGCTGCTTTATTTGTAAAGGTAACTAACAGAACGTGCTCTGGCTTAACATTTCTTTCCAAGAGATAGGCTACCCGATAAACCAGCGTTCTGGTTTTCCCGCTCCCTGCGCCGGCTAAGACTAAAGAATAACCCTCGGCTTCAGTAACTACTTTATACTGCTGAGGATTGAGTTGACGAAAGTAATCTATCTTCAAGGTCTTTTTTCTTTCCATCGGTTATGAACCCAGAACCATTGAGTAGGATATTTGCGGACATACTTCTCTATTATCTTGGTGAATCTGGCGGTATTGGTCTCAATGTCTTTTTTGCGCTCGCCCGTATTATCCATCTTGACCGGCTGCTCAATAATTAATTTATAAAAACCATTATTACGGTTAACAACAACCAGGGGCACAACCGGAGCGCCGGTCCTAAGCGCAAATACCGCTGCCCCGGTGGCTGTCAAGGTAGGAATACCGAAAAAATCAACCCATACCCCGCTTCCCGATCTCTGGTCTATATACATCGCCAGGATATTACCCTGTCCCAGCCAGTCGAGACTTTGCCTGACCGATTTCCATAACGGGAGTTTGGGTATGGTATGCTGGCCCATTTTTTCATTTCTCCATTTTGTAAAAAGCTTCTCCAATTTTTCATCCTTCATCTGGCGCATTATGGTAGCTGTCTTATATCCCATATTAGTTAACTTTCTTCCGACAAGCATGAAATTTCCCATATGGGCGCTGATAATAATTATGCCTTTGCCTTCTTTTTGCGCCTGCCTTAAATACTGCTCGCCCTCAACAGAATTCACTAACCCCACAGCGCTTTTTATGTTATCACGCGAACAAAAATATACTATTTCGCAGCCGCAGCGGCTTAAGTAACGAAAAATCTGCCGGGTCATCTGTTTGATCTCTGCTAAGCTTTTTTGATCTCCATAGACCAGTTTCATATTAGCAATAGTCCGCTGTCTATGCCTAAATACAATAAAGTATCCTATATCTCCCAAGACATTGCCCAGTTTTCTGATAGACCCTAAAGACATCCAGGATGCGATCAGGACAAGCAATTTTATCATAACCCGGCTTGAACCATATTCCAATTCTTTAAGAAATTTGGACTTTAAAATCTTATTTTTATCCATCAGTTTCCTTTGGTGACAACAATGATTGTTGGTCCAAATTTTTTGACTCGCAAAAGACATAAACCCTGTCCTTGCCGGACCGTTTTGCCCGGTATAGCGCTTTATCCACCCGGGTAATCAATACCTGAGGATTAACCGGATATTCGGTTACTCCAGCCACACCCGCGCTTACAGTCAACCCTGTCTGTCTGGTAAAAAAACTGCGGATTTTTTCGGTTACAATCCTGGCTTTCTCGACGTCTGTTTCCGGTAAAATCAAGATAAACTCTTCTCCTCCGTATCTGCAGGCGATATCTATAATTCTGGTCTCGGCTTTAAATATCCGGGCTATCTTCTTTAATATTTCATCGCCGCTGATATGTCCATAACTGTCGTTATATAATTTGAAATTATCTACATCAAGCATCACCAGAGAGAGCGGACGTTCATACCTCTCCGACCTTCTTAGTTCCTTAATCAACATCTCTTGAAAATACTTATGATTGTAAAGATCGGTCAGTCCATCGGTAATAGAAAGATGTTCTAATCGGCGGTTAAACTGTTCGATTTGAGAAACATATTCATTCAGCTTCGAATTAATTTCCTGCTGATAAATCTCAGAAAATTCAAATATGACTTTGATTAAACATTTATCGAGTTCAATAAGAGCATTGTCAAATTTATTTATATCCCGGGCATATTCAACCCTGATAAACAACAGGGCTGATTCTTTAAGAGTATAAAGCGCCTTCTGAATTTCCGATAATCTAAAACCCATTGCGGAACGAATTCGGGCTTTCTTGCCGATAAAAGCTCTTATTTTGTTATAATCCCCTTTCTCCATAAAAACGATACATCCTTCAAGGCATTCCCTGCACATACGTTTAAGCTCAGGCAAGGGCCTGACCTCATAACTGGAGAACCTGCTTGTTTTTAAAGTCTGCGCCCATGAATTGATTATCTCATCTGAATGATCTTTAAGCAGTTCGGCCAAATTCATGACTGTTTTTTATCCTTTGTTTTATTTTTTAGGCGGCCGTTTAAAGCAGTGAGACAGGAAAACTCTTCCTGCTTCAGCCAAAACAAGCGGAAGACAGCCTTCTTCGGGCATATCAAGCTTGGTAACCGATGGACGCAGAGTCTTTGACCAGATAACCCGTCCTTTTTTGGGGTCTTTCACGATATATTTTACCCTTAATGCTACATAATTTTCCTTAATCATAGCGTCCATAGCCAAAGCGGGCCAGCCTATAGCATTATCTATTGGATCGACCTTGCGATAGTCATATTTTTCAATATCCGCGTTAATACAGATGTCCGCATCCCGCGTGTTGTTTACCAAAACAAAATTAGCTGATTTCCTTTTCTCCAAAGCATTTTTCAGGACAGCGGCAAATCTTTCTGATGTAATCTCCCTATTCCCG
This genomic window from Candidatus Omnitrophota bacterium contains:
- a CDS encoding lysophospholipid acyltransferase family protein; the encoded protein is MDKNKILKSKFLKELEYGSSRVMIKLLVLIASWMSLGSIRKLGNVLGDIGYFIVFRHRQRTIANMKLVYGDQKSLAEIKQMTRQIFRYLSRCGCEIVYFCSRDNIKSAVGLVNSVEGEQYLRQAQKEGKGIIIISAHMGNFMLVGRKLTNMGYKTATIMRQMKDEKLEKLFTKWRNEKMGQHTIPKLPLWKSVRQSLDWLGQGNILAMYIDQRSGSGVWVDFFGIPTLTATGAAVFALRTGAPVVPLVVVNRNNGFYKLIIEQPVKMDNTGERKKDIETNTARFTKIIEKYVRKYPTQWFWVHNRWKEKRP
- a CDS encoding diguanylate cyclase, with the protein product MNLAELLKDHSDEIINSWAQTLKTSRFSSYEVRPLPELKRMCRECLEGCIVFMEKGDYNKIRAFIGKKARIRSAMGFRLSEIQKALYTLKESALLFIRVEYARDINKFDNALIELDKCLIKVIFEFSEIYQQEINSKLNEYVSQIEQFNRRLEHLSITDGLTDLYNHKYFQEMLIKELRRSERYERPLSLVMLDVDNFKLYNDSYGHISGDEILKKIARIFKAETRIIDIACRYGGEEFILILPETDVEKARIVTEKIRSFFTRQTGLTVSAGVAGVTEYPVNPQVLITRVDKALYRAKRSGKDRVYVFCESKNLDQQSLLSPKETDG